The Pseudomonas sp. R4-35-07 genome contains a region encoding:
- a CDS encoding AAA family ATPase: MPYIKRIEILENYREENNFPFYLPSIQSISKIELHPVINFFVGENGSGKSTLLEAIAVSCGFNHEGGSKNFKFSSSDEKSLLSKALRLSRTAKRPRDGYFYRAESFYNVITEMNKLDCGPGGPAIKDSYGGNDLHTRSHGEAFMDLILHRFGGNGLYLLDEPESALSPQRQLSLLVRIAELAKQNSQFIIATHSPILIAYPGARIWEFTNSGLEEKEYSETENYLIMKSYFASPESFMSKLFDEKHDF; the protein is encoded by the coding sequence ATGCCTTACATTAAGAGAATTGAAATCTTAGAGAACTATAGAGAAGAGAATAATTTCCCCTTCTATTTGCCTTCAATTCAATCAATTAGCAAAATCGAGCTTCACCCCGTGATAAATTTTTTCGTTGGAGAAAACGGTAGCGGTAAGTCAACCCTCTTAGAGGCTATTGCAGTTTCATGTGGCTTTAATCATGAGGGAGGCAGTAAGAATTTCAAGTTTTCTTCCAGCGATGAAAAATCCCTACTGTCCAAGGCATTGCGCTTGTCACGCACCGCAAAGCGACCTCGAGATGGCTATTTTTATCGCGCAGAAAGTTTTTATAATGTAATTACAGAGATGAATAAGTTGGATTGCGGACCTGGCGGGCCAGCTATTAAGGACTCATACGGGGGGAACGATCTTCATACGAGGTCTCATGGGGAGGCTTTTATGGATCTGATTTTACATCGGTTCGGAGGAAACGGATTGTATTTACTAGACGAGCCTGAATCTGCGCTATCTCCCCAACGCCAATTATCTCTGCTGGTACGTATAGCGGAACTCGCAAAACAAAATTCGCAGTTCATAATTGCAACTCACTCACCAATTTTAATTGCTTACCCGGGCGCCAGAATTTGGGAGTTTACCAATAGTGGATTGGAAGAGAAGGAATATTCAGAAACTGAAAACTACCTAATTATGAAAAGTTACTTTGCTAGCCCTGAAAGCTTTATGAGCAAGCTATTTGATGAAAAGCATGATTTTTAG
- a CDS encoding GMC family oxidoreductase yields the protein MTLTITRRGAIALGAQAVLVAMTAGAATFASGATRSSSKTKETTRTGKQFDVVIVGGGSAGAVLAARLSADPLRSVLLLDAGPDFAPDRYPAVLTNADLVAASPEYDWHYHSDDSARIGHDIAIPRGRVIGGSSAVNAAVAMRARPADFARWAGRGIEGWAWPEVLSAYRAMENTPTGEDAWHGRTGPFPVRQRTAAQNTISMRAFVAAAESVGLPLVDDFNGARQHGVGPYPLNVINGTRINTGMAYLSADVRARANLTIRGHAEADRVLIERERAIGVLLVAGEIVPAGEVILSAGAIGSPAILLRSGIGPQGHLREMGIATVADLPVGERLQEHPFFFNVYALKTSAIAMTPAGGAIAWTRSQHAAPDDLDLHISGTHLIDPKASPTGGAIVLACAVTLPKSNGSVRLTSRDPRVAPNIRYNFFEQENDLDRMVEAVELSRKIGRSAPFADLVDHEMTPGSSVLEGKALRQNIVNNVAGYQHPTSSVPMGADGDKAAVVNNWGAVRGIAALRVVDASIIPDIPSVATNLTTIMLAERIGAHLTR from the coding sequence TTGACGTGGTGATCGTCGGTGGTGGATCTGCCGGTGCCGTCCTTGCAGCACGTCTCAGTGCCGACCCGCTGCGCAGTGTGCTGCTGCTCGACGCAGGTCCCGACTTTGCGCCCGATCGGTATCCAGCAGTGCTGACGAACGCCGACCTAGTTGCCGCCTCTCCCGAATACGACTGGCATTACCATAGTGACGACTCAGCTCGGATAGGTCACGACATAGCCATCCCACGCGGCCGAGTGATCGGTGGTAGCTCCGCGGTCAATGCTGCTGTGGCGATGCGTGCGCGTCCTGCCGACTTTGCGCGCTGGGCCGGACGCGGAATCGAAGGTTGGGCTTGGCCGGAAGTGCTGTCCGCCTACCGAGCGATGGAAAACACGCCCACTGGCGAAGATGCATGGCATGGACGTACCGGCCCATTTCCAGTGCGTCAGCGCACTGCTGCGCAGAATACTATCTCAATGCGTGCTTTCGTGGCGGCTGCCGAGTCAGTTGGACTGCCGCTCGTGGATGACTTCAACGGCGCGCGCCAGCACGGCGTAGGTCCCTACCCGTTGAATGTCATCAACGGCACCCGAATCAATACCGGCATGGCTTACCTAAGTGCAGACGTGCGGGCTCGCGCCAACCTCACTATCCGCGGCCACGCTGAAGCCGACCGCGTCCTGATAGAACGAGAACGCGCCATAGGTGTATTGCTAGTAGCCGGCGAGATAGTTCCAGCCGGCGAAGTGATCTTGTCGGCCGGTGCCATAGGCAGCCCCGCTATCCTGCTACGCTCCGGTATCGGCCCACAAGGCCATCTTCGCGAGATGGGAATCGCCACCGTCGCTGATCTACCGGTAGGTGAACGGTTGCAAGAACATCCGTTTTTCTTCAACGTCTACGCGCTGAAGACCTCCGCAATTGCTATGACCCCAGCCGGCGGCGCCATCGCCTGGACTCGTTCGCAACACGCCGCACCGGACGATCTGGACTTACATATCTCCGGTACACACCTGATCGACCCAAAGGCAAGCCCTACCGGCGGTGCGATAGTGCTGGCATGCGCCGTCACATTACCTAAATCCAACGGTAGCGTACGCTTGACCAGCCGTGACCCCCGAGTTGCGCCGAACATCCGGTACAACTTTTTTGAACAGGAAAATGACTTGGATCGCATGGTCGAAGCTGTAGAACTGTCTCGCAAGATTGGCCGCAGTGCACCGTTTGCTGACTTGGTTGACCATGAAATGACACCGGGTAGCAGCGTACTTGAAGGCAAGGCTTTGCGACAAAACATCGTAAACAATGTCGCCGGCTATCAGCACCCCACGTCGAGCGTGCCGATGGGCGCGGACGGTGACAAGGCCGCCGTAGTCAACAATTGGGGCGCGGTGCGAGGTATAGCGGCACTGCGTGTTGTGGATGCCTCTATCATCCCGGATATCCCATCGGTGGCGACAAATCTTACTACTATCATGCTAGCCGAACGGATTGGTGCCCACCTGACTCGATAA